In Desulfovibrio sp. 86, the following proteins share a genomic window:
- a CDS encoding elongator complex protein 3: protein MKAVSARIFSSTVPWFVPRPQGHALIPLFLPFSGCPVRCVFCAQDVQTGLANCMDPAAPSSGAPVLPASSLAALLRATSENLEQRHAMGLPPAELAFYGGTFTAMPVQDQNACLDLARGALERGWIRGFRCSTRPDCVDAPVLARLRAAGCRCVELGVQSFADDALVASKRGYDGATALRACGRVKAAGLTLGVQLLPGMPGNSTADFLRDVPQALDAGADMLRFYPCLVLEGTALARMWRQNLYAPWPLEETLDCLAQGWLVAQEARVPVIRMGLAPEAALTEAVLAGPVDNALGSRVMGRALLLAVRRALAALAASLDMTAPPRLRSLRVPPSCQGYIWGMRGELRAAWAGLGLSPDGLDFDAACQQELRLTVIC, encoded by the coding sequence ATGAAAGCGGTATCTGCCCGAATTTTTTCTTCAACCGTGCCCTGGTTCGTACCCCGGCCCCAGGGGCACGCCCTGATTCCCCTCTTTCTTCCTTTCAGCGGCTGTCCGGTGCGTTGCGTGTTCTGTGCACAAGACGTGCAGACAGGGCTTGCCAACTGTATGGACCCTGCCGCGCCCTCTTCCGGCGCGCCGGTTCTGCCTGCGTCTTCTCTTGCGGCCCTGTTGCGCGCAACCAGCGAAAATCTTGAGCAGCGTCATGCCATGGGCTTGCCGCCAGCCGAGCTGGCCTTTTATGGAGGCACCTTCACGGCCATGCCCGTACAGGATCAGAACGCCTGTCTTGACCTGGCGCGCGGGGCGCTTGAGCGTGGCTGGATTCGCGGTTTCCGCTGTTCAACCCGGCCGGATTGCGTGGACGCGCCCGTCCTTGCGCGGTTGCGGGCAGCCGGTTGCCGCTGTGTGGAACTTGGCGTGCAAAGCTTTGCGGATGACGCCCTCGTTGCCTCAAAGCGGGGCTATGACGGGGCCACGGCCCTTCGTGCCTGCGGTCGTGTGAAGGCGGCTGGCCTGACGCTGGGGGTGCAGCTCTTGCCGGGCATGCCGGGCAACAGCACGGCGGATTTTTTGCGCGACGTTCCCCAGGCGCTCGATGCCGGGGCTGACATGCTGCGCTTTTACCCCTGCCTTGTGCTTGAGGGTACGGCCCTTGCCCGCATGTGGCGGCAGAATCTCTATGCGCCGTGGCCGCTGGAAGAGACGCTGGATTGCCTCGCGCAGGGCTGGCTTGTGGCGCAGGAGGCGCGGGTGCCCGTCATCCGCATGGGGCTTGCGCCCGAAGCCGCGCTGACCGAGGCTGTGCTGGCCGGGCCCGTGGACAATGCTCTGGGCAGCCGCGTCATGGGGCGGGCCCTGCTGCTGGCGGTGCGCCGCGCCCTGGCCGCGCTGGCGGCCTCTTTGGACATGACTGCGCCGCCGCGCTTGCGGTCGCTGCGCGTGCCCCCTTCCTGCCAGGGATATATATGGGGAATGCGCGGCGAACTGCGTGCCGCCTGGGCAGGGCTGGGGCTTTCGCCTGACGGCCTGGATTTTGACGCCGCCTGTCAGCAGGAACTGCGCCTGACCGTGATCTGCTGA
- a CDS encoding integration host factor subunit alpha, with amino-acid sequence MKKTLTKADIVEAIYEETDKNRVDVKNVVEKLLDIMKSAIKKDRALLISGFGKFECYDKASRKGRNPKTDETITLPPRKVMVFRLSRKFRSELNP; translated from the coding sequence ATGAAAAAAACACTGACCAAAGCGGACATCGTGGAGGCTATCTACGAAGAAACCGACAAGAACCGCGTTGATGTAAAGAACGTGGTTGAAAAACTGCTGGACATAATGAAGTCCGCCATCAAAAAGGACCGGGCTTTGCTTATCAGCGGATTTGGCAAATTCGAATGCTATGACAAGGCATCGCGTAAGGGGCGCAACCCCAAAACGGACGAAACCATCACCCTGCCCCCACGCAAGGTCATGGTGTTCCGTCTGTCGCGGAAATTCCGCTCGGAACTGAACCCCTAG
- a CDS encoding MBOAT family O-acyltransferase: MLFNSYSFIFLFLPLLLLCWRLTAGYGATRLSLVLLLFSVVFYALWGLPFLLLLAAILGMNYAFALALADPNRPDDAMEGTEILPEEDALAAPTGSPDGPADAAGSRLTKFRKGVRLFRGDGLKGLSAWACSRKGLLTMALILNLLPLLWFKYSWFFAQNLALLMGTQWNFTPPGLPLGISFYTFIQIAWLVSVYRRQVTPQGFSRHALFSACFPYVISGPIVRYEQLGPQLDDLSGSTAEGLAQGFTLFTIGLAKKVLLADGLAVYANAVFNAAEKAFPISGAEAWLGSLCYTFQLYFDFSGYTDMAIGIGLMLGLRLPENFDSPYKSTGIVDFWRRWHITLSSWLRDFLYIPLGGNRKGRLMQYRNLFLTMLIGGAWHGAGWTFIIWGALHGSMLGVNHFFRACIKGTLLERVLATPPMRIFFILFTFLCINLGWVIFRTVSLDGTATMFGAMFTGPFTAEAAGLTADYAGLSAMGVLATRWLPNNYLQGWLPFALLGISFVLCWAFPNSHELLHGRRDGSRPYLSWRPSAAWATGLACLAFVTLILVSRKATFLYFQF; the protein is encoded by the coding sequence ATGCTATTCAATTCCTATTCCTTTATCTTTCTTTTCCTTCCACTTCTGCTGCTGTGCTGGCGGCTGACCGCAGGCTACGGAGCCACGCGGCTGAGCCTGGTTCTGCTGCTCTTTTCCGTAGTTTTTTACGCTCTTTGGGGCCTGCCCTTTCTGCTGCTGCTGGCGGCCATTCTGGGCATGAACTACGCGTTCGCGCTGGCCCTGGCCGACCCAAACCGGCCTGACGACGCAATGGAGGGGACGGAGATCCTTCCCGAGGAAGACGCGCTGGCTGCTCCCACGGGGTCCCCGGACGGCCCGGCTGATGCCGCTGGCTCCCGCCTGACGAAATTCCGCAAGGGCGTACGCCTTTTCCGGGGCGACGGGCTGAAAGGATTGAGCGCCTGGGCATGCAGCCGCAAAGGGCTGCTGACCATGGCCCTCATACTGAACCTGCTGCCCCTGCTCTGGTTCAAGTACTCCTGGTTTTTCGCCCAGAACCTGGCCCTTCTTATGGGCACGCAATGGAACTTCACCCCGCCGGGGCTTCCGCTCGGCATATCCTTCTATACCTTCATACAGATCGCATGGCTGGTCAGCGTGTACCGGCGGCAGGTGACGCCGCAGGGTTTTTCACGCCACGCCCTGTTTTCGGCCTGCTTTCCCTACGTGATTTCCGGCCCCATCGTGCGCTACGAGCAGTTGGGTCCGCAGCTTGACGATCTTTCAGGCTCCACGGCCGAAGGTCTGGCCCAGGGTTTCACGCTTTTCACCATTGGTCTTGCCAAAAAGGTGCTGCTGGCGGACGGGCTGGCCGTGTACGCCAACGCCGTTTTCAACGCGGCGGAAAAGGCCTTTCCCATCAGCGGGGCCGAGGCATGGCTGGGGTCCCTGTGTTACACCTTCCAGTTGTATTTTGACTTTTCCGGCTACACGGACATGGCCATCGGCATTGGCCTCATGCTGGGCCTGCGCCTGCCCGAAAACTTCGATTCGCCCTACAAGTCCACGGGCATTGTGGACTTCTGGCGGCGCTGGCACATCACCCTGAGCTCGTGGCTGCGCGATTTTCTGTACATCCCCCTTGGCGGCAACCGCAAAGGGCGGCTCATGCAGTACCGCAACCTCTTTCTGACCATGCTTATCGGCGGCGCGTGGCACGGCGCGGGCTGGACCTTCATCATCTGGGGGGCCCTGCACGGCTCCATGCTGGGCGTCAACCACTTTTTCCGGGCCTGCATCAAGGGCACCCTGCTTGAAAGGGTGCTGGCCACCCCGCCCATGCGGATTTTCTTCATCCTGTTCACCTTCCTGTGCATCAACCTTGGCTGGGTGATCTTCCGCACGGTGAGCCTTGACGGGACCGCAACCATGTTCGGGGCCATGTTTACTGGCCCCTTCACCGCCGAAGCCGCAGGCCTGACGGCGGATTACGCGGGCCTTTCCGCCATGGGCGTTCTGGCAACCCGGTGGCTGCCCAACAACTACCTTCAGGGCTGGCTGCCCTTTGCCCTGCTGGGCATAAGCTTTGTGCTGTGCTGGGCATTCCCCAACAGCCACGAACTGCTGCACGGCAGGCGCGACGGCTCGCGCCCGTACCTCAGTTGGCGGCCCTCGGCGGCATGGGCCACAGGCCTGGCCTGCCTGGCCTTTGTGACGCTCATTCTGGTGTCCCGCAAGGCGACCTTCCTGTACTTCCAATTTTAA